The region TCGGTTATTCTCGCGCCCCGAAGAGGAGTTGAACCTCTGACCTATCCCTTAGGAGGGGATTGCTCTATCCAACTGAGCTACCGGGGCAGAGCTGCTATTGTATAGTATTCAACAAGAAGGTACTATACCGCTCGCCAATGAAGATGCGGGATAAAAAGATGGCGAGTGGTTTATCTTTTTATTGATGAGCGTTGGGTATATGCTAACATTAGTGCAAATAGCAACGATAAATCGGGGACACTATGATTCGTTTTAAATTACCAACAGCAGAAGAAAAACAACAACTCATTGACCATTCCATCGAAGAATATGCGCAAGATTTATTTCGAGTAAAAGAATTTTCTACTCTGGAAGCGGCACGTAAAGGTTCGCGAGATGAAGTGATGGGGTATATTCATCAAGAAAAAAACCCCGACAATGATCGTATTTATTTAATTTATTCGGACGTTCTGCATGTGGGTTATATGTGGTTTAAAATGGAGCCACGTTATCATATCTCAGTGCTGCTCTATATTTATGTTTTTCCTAAATTTCGCCGGCATGGTTTTGCGCGTGAAGCCTTAAAACTTTTTGAAAAAGAATCGCGGGAATTGGGTGCGTTGCAAACGCAATTAGTGGCTTTTTTAGATAATCATTCGGCTGTCACTATGTATGAAAAAGCAGGTTACATTGGCGTGGAAGAGTTCACTTTATATAATGCACCCATCGATACTCGGCGCCGCATGGCGAAAATGTTAATCTCGTTATAAGTGCATTTGCAAGTCACTCTCCAATTTCTTACAGAAAATCTCTGAGTTTGCTCTTGTCAGCAAAGTTTAATGTGTTAACATAACTAGGTTTTCAAACTGGATGCACAAGCTTTGATTCAACTCTGTTTTCAACAATACGCAGCAATAAAACCACATCATGTGGATGGTATAAATTATGTTAACACGCGATCTCACAGCGACTGCCAAATCTCCCTCGAACATGGGATTGCTGCCTATTATTATTTTTGGGCTAGCATTACTTTTTGATTTTTTCGGCTTCATGTTGCAAGTTGTGCCCTCAGTCATGGGCAATTCATTAGTTAACGAATTAAAACTCAATGCCTTAAGCTTAAGCGCAATTACAGGTTGTTTTTTTTATGCCTATGCCGCCATGCAAATTCCAGTGGGTGTGCTGCTCGACAGAATAGGTCCTCGGCGTTTAATGACGGCCGCATTATTAACCTGTAGTGTGGGTGCCACATTATTTGCAGTCTCCCATCATGCTATTTTCTTGAGCATTGGTGAAATCTTGATGGGCATGAGTGCCGCGTTTGCTTATGTCAGCGTGCTATTTTTAGCCGTGAGATGGTTTCCGCCGGCTTCTTTCAGTTTATTAGTAGGGATCACCGAACTCACCGGTGCCTTGGGCGCAATGGTTGGTCAAACCCCTTTACTTTATGTCATTAATCACATGGGTTGGCGCGATACGATGTTTGGTTTCAGCCTTATCGGCTTAATTTTATCAGTATTTGTCTTGTTAATTGTGCGCGACAAACCTGCTAGCATCGGCGCTCGACACGTACGGCGAATTTCTCAACATCCACTACGCCAATTGAAAAAAATATTAAGAAAAAATCAAATTTGGATTATTGGTTTAGTGGCGTTGCTACTATGGGCGCCGGTGATTTCATTTGGTTCATTATGGGGTGTGCCTTTTTTACAAGTCCATTATGGTATTTCTGCAACCTTGGTAACAAGCCTAACCACCTTAATGTGGTTAGGAACAGCCGTAGGCGCGCCGCTGATTGGTTGGCTTTCCATGCGCCTGCGTCGCCGCCAAATTCCTTTAATTGTTTATAGTATATTAGGCGCATTTTCAATTAGCGCATTATTATACATGCCCGATTTAAATCCCGTATTAATCGGAATATTTTTATTCTGTTTTGGTTTAAGCGGATCGGGCACGTGTTTAAGTTTCGCTTTAATCCAAGATCACATTCCGCAAAAGCAAATCGGTACCGCCATGGGCTTTAATAATATGATGGT is a window of Legionellales bacterium DNA encoding:
- a CDS encoding GNAT family N-acetyltransferase, with amino-acid sequence MIRFKLPTAEEKQQLIDHSIEEYAQDLFRVKEFSTLEAARKGSRDEVMGYIHQEKNPDNDRIYLIYSDVLHVGYMWFKMEPRYHISVLLYIYVFPKFRRHGFAREALKLFEKESRELGALQTQLVAFLDNHSAVTMYEKAGYIGVEEFTLYNAPIDTRRRMAKMLISL
- a CDS encoding MFS transporter; this encodes MLTRDLTATAKSPSNMGLLPIIIFGLALLFDFFGFMLQVVPSVMGNSLVNELKLNALSLSAITGCFFYAYAAMQIPVGVLLDRIGPRRLMTAALLTCSVGATLFAVSHHAIFLSIGEILMGMSAAFAYVSVLFLAVRWFPPASFSLLVGITELTGALGAMVGQTPLLYVINHMGWRDTMFGFSLIGLILSVFVLLIVRDKPASIGARHVRRISQHPLRQLKKILRKNQIWIIGLVALLLWAPVISFGSLWGVPFLQVHYGISATLVTSLTTLMWLGTAVGAPLIGWLSMRLRRRQIPLIVYSILGAFSISALLYMPDLNPVLIGIFLFCFGLSGSGTCLSFALIQDHIPQKQIGTAMGFNNMMVVVGGPVCQLLIGLILQQSFSGEMHHGVPVYSSEDYQLAMLILPVSFLVAALVSLIYLKPTYCQKVFRHKQNK